A genomic segment from Methanoplanus limicola DSM 2279 encodes:
- a CDS encoding response regulator codes for MNSAGILLVDESRDVAATVSTMAAFYGHYICAHATTCREAMQFMSENSPDIIMIDIDFIRNFGGIKAAGHLRRYSHRPVIFLSTNPDSDDVKKAKKAGALGILKRPFLIQNFDVIQFITLLKRYNSQNNNIYDFSGLKPGIHRTHDQNLKITAAGRNVA; via the coding sequence GATGAGAGCAGAGATGTAGCCGCGACAGTATCCACAATGGCGGCATTTTACGGCCACTATATATGTGCACATGCCACCACATGCAGAGAGGCAATGCAGTTTATGTCGGAGAATTCACCGGATATAATAATGATTGATATTGATTTCATCCGGAATTTTGGTGGAATAAAAGCAGCAGGACATCTGAGGCGCTATTCACACAGACCTGTAATCTTTCTGTCCACAAATCCCGATTCAGATGATGTGAAGAAGGCGAAAAAAGCAGGCGCACTTGGGATCCTGAAAAGGCCATTCCTGATCCAAAATTTTGATGTCATACAGTTCATCACACTCTTAAAGAGATATAATTCCCAAAACAACAATATATACGATTTTTCAGGACTAAAACCCGGCATACATAGAACACATGACCAGAACCTGAAGATAACAGCAGCCGGAAGAAACGTGGCATAA
- a CDS encoding phospholipase D-like domain-containing protein, whose amino-acid sequence MRSRFLIFLLLSAVFVNAGSCFEITAFCPDTWLSGEGDEYFVISGTGNGEKLLITDNEGSVRFPDGSYLSGSTVVAREAVAYYSVYGKNPDYEIIPTDKSVPDMIRIGNFRMANKADELVLLDDGRKIQEVVWPGAVISGEGRVHILSDGEWDLRVYYEGQSSFEPETFFDTAVTAFVSPDCSYEVLKSLISSSCESIRLNVYELTKSGIAYELSERSSAGVDVKVLLEGSPVGGVSDSEYAAVNVVQNSGGEVRMMLTENKGSHAPYRYDHAKYLVSDGESVLVASENFGETGFPQTGCNGNRGWGIVINDAGVSDYFDGVFAYDFSGGWSGSPGEDSGRFDETDSSGYYGGYNSVFTPQRFDGVTVTPVISPDTSYLIQDMISGAEESVDIEQAYIKNWSSGENPYLEEAIDAARRGASVRIILDSYYYNVDGDDDNDEMAAYINSVADAESLNLQARLARTGSGMPVKVHNKGVIVDSEKVLISSVNWNENSPQMNREAGIIAEGSGIAGYYGDVFSHDWEFAGGVGITPGKSSSDFFSPGSPGIAEMLFQKQNVALLLVALLVVLYAVRKRG is encoded by the coding sequence ATGAGGTCACGGTTTCTCATCTTTCTTCTGCTCTCCGCAGTGTTTGTAAATGCGGGTTCATGCTTTGAGATAACAGCCTTCTGCCCGGATACATGGCTGTCTGGTGAAGGAGATGAATATTTTGTTATAAGCGGAACGGGGAATGGTGAGAAACTCCTTATAACTGACAATGAAGGCAGTGTCAGATTTCCTGATGGATCATATCTCTCAGGCAGTACAGTTGTGGCAAGGGAAGCAGTGGCATATTACAGCGTATATGGAAAAAACCCGGACTATGAGATAATTCCGACTGATAAGTCAGTCCCTGATATGATACGGATCGGGAATTTCCGGATGGCAAACAAAGCCGATGAACTGGTGCTTTTAGATGACGGAAGAAAGATACAGGAGGTCGTCTGGCCGGGAGCAGTTATCTCCGGTGAAGGGCGCGTACATATTCTATCTGACGGTGAATGGGACTTAAGAGTATATTATGAGGGTCAGTCATCTTTTGAGCCGGAGACGTTCTTTGATACAGCAGTTACCGCTTTTGTCTCACCTGACTGCTCTTATGAAGTTCTTAAGTCCCTGATCTCTTCTTCATGTGAATCCATCCGTCTCAATGTCTATGAACTGACAAAATCCGGAATAGCATATGAGCTTTCAGAGAGGTCATCGGCAGGTGTGGATGTGAAGGTGCTGCTTGAAGGTTCTCCTGTCGGCGGAGTTTCAGATTCCGAATATGCGGCAGTAAATGTTGTGCAGAATTCCGGCGGTGAAGTGAGGATGATGCTGACCGAAAATAAGGGTTCGCACGCACCATACAGGTATGACCACGCCAAATATCTGGTCTCTGACGGAGAGAGCGTACTTGTTGCCAGTGAAAACTTCGGCGAGACCGGTTTTCCGCAGACAGGGTGCAATGGCAACCGGGGATGGGGTATTGTAATTAACGATGCCGGGGTGTCAGACTATTTTGACGGGGTATTTGCATACGACTTCAGCGGAGGATGGTCGGGGTCACCTGGTGAGGATTCTGGCCGGTTTGATGAGACCGATTCATCAGGGTATTATGGTGGCTATAATTCAGTCTTCACTCCCCAAAGGTTTGATGGTGTAACTGTCACACCCGTAATTTCGCCCGATACAAGTTATCTGATACAGGATATGATCTCAGGTGCGGAAGAGTCGGTGGATATTGAACAGGCGTACATCAAAAACTGGTCATCCGGTGAAAATCCGTATCTTGAAGAGGCGATAGATGCTGCGAGGAGGGGGGCATCTGTCAGGATAATTCTGGATTCATATTATTATAATGTCGATGGTGATGACGACAATGACGAGATGGCGGCATATATCAACTCTGTCGCAGATGCAGAGTCCCTGAATCTTCAGGCCAGGCTTGCCAGAACCGGTTCCGGAATGCCTGTCAAGGTTCACAACAAGGGGGTAATTGTTGACTCTGAAAAGGTGCTTATAAGCTCGGTGAACTGGAATGAAAATTCACCTCAGATGAACCGTGAGGCAGGAATTATTGCAGAAGGGTCTGGTATTGCCGGGTATTACGGGGATGTCTTCAGTCATGACTGGGAGTTTGCCGGTGGTGTGGGGATAACTCCGGGTAAGAGTAGTTCCGACTTTTTTTCACCCGGAAGTCCGGGAATTGCAGAAATGCTCTTTCAGAAGCAGAATGTGGCGCTGCTACTCGTTGCTCTTCTGGTAGTGCTCTATGCCGTCAGAAAAAGGGGCTGA
- a CDS encoding amino acid kinase family protein, with product MNDFSDKNPVIKIGGSLTRCAEEIIRAIQASGVSALIVPGGGESADIVRRLDPDDDTAHWMAVLAMEQFGFYLSGFGVPVTFNPEKRDGLHILLPYRILYERDPLPHSWDVTSDSVAAWVAGLRGSDLVLVKSVDKIRSGDSYVTEISDAAKFRNSGDVDNYFVDYALENNINSYMINGRDPGKLKNFLKTGTGFGTRIIRSY from the coding sequence ATGAATGATTTTTCAGATAAAAATCCAGTCATTAAAATCGGGGGAAGCCTGACCAGGTGTGCGGAGGAGATTATCCGGGCCATACAGGCAAGCGGGGTAAGCGCACTTATAGTTCCGGGAGGCGGAGAATCGGCTGACATAGTACGCCGCCTTGATCCTGATGACGACACTGCGCACTGGATGGCTGTACTTGCGATGGAGCAGTTTGGATTCTATCTCTCAGGATTTGGAGTTCCTGTTACTTTTAACCCTGAAAAGAGAGATGGTCTACATATACTACTGCCTTACAGGATTCTGTATGAGAGAGATCCCCTGCCGCATTCCTGGGACGTAACATCAGATTCAGTTGCAGCCTGGGTTGCCGGACTGAGAGGGTCAGATCTGGTTCTTGTGAAATCTGTTGACAAAATAAGATCTGGAGACAGTTATGTCACTGAGATCAGTGACGCGGCAAAATTCAGAAATTCGGGCGATGTGGACAATTATTTCGTTGATTATGCCCTTGAAAATAACATTAATTCTTATATGATAAACGGGCGTGACCCCGGAAAACTGAAGAATTTCCTGAAAACCGGGACTGGTTTCGGGACACGCATTATCAGAAGTTATTAA
- a CDS encoding zinc finger domain-containing protein: MSVDKCTSCKAPLSEPGWTKFECPKCRETIYRCHRCRHQSVPYTCQKCGFEGP, translated from the coding sequence ATGTCAGTTGATAAATGCACTTCCTGCAAAGCACCGCTCTCTGAGCCGGGCTGGACAAAATTCGAGTGTCCTAAATGCCGCGAGACCATCTACAGATGCCACAGATGCAGACACCAGAGTGTCCCTTACACATGTCAGAAATGTGGATTTGAGGGGCCATAA
- a CDS encoding elongation factor 1-beta, producing MGDVAVIFKVMPESPEVDLEALKATIKELLPGTQDIQVEPIGFGLSALKMIIVVPDGEGTPEDAEASLKAIEGVESAEIESVTLT from the coding sequence ATGGGTGACGTAGCAGTTATCTTCAAGGTTATGCCGGAATCACCCGAAGTGGATCTTGAAGCACTTAAAGCAACAATTAAGGAATTACTCCCGGGAACACAGGATATTCAGGTAGAGCCAATCGGATTCGGCCTGTCTGCACTTAAAATGATAATTGTAGTTCCTGACGGTGAAGGTACACCGGAAGACGCAGAAGCTTCACTCAAGGCAATTGAGGGAGTAGAAAGCGCAGAGATTGAATCTGTAACACTTACCTGA
- a CDS encoding malate dehydrogenase, whose product MTKVCIIGASGKVGQFAAYAVSKIPFVSRLVLFGREGNEDFLEGIKLDFIDSFSALGRDVKLSASTNPGDIEGSDVVIITSGVPRSPGQDRLDLAKQNARVVAYYSKMIAGYAPDAIIMVVSNPVDVMTAVALECSGFIPSRVFGLGTHLDSMRLKSYIANHFSVHVSEVHTRIIGEHGETMVPLWSATTIGGIQVQNLPEFSSLPKDEFVECVKVAGSEIINKCGATIYGPGEAIATIVRTILGNENRILSVSAYIRSEVNDIGDVCIGVPVRINRKGVFPVPIRISEEEVSGFQRSVDRIKSITSEVLSDLKSENAEIDKKNNVVHENDLLF is encoded by the coding sequence GTGACCAAAGTTTGTATTATCGGAGCATCGGGCAAAGTGGGGCAGTTTGCTGCGTATGCGGTTTCCAAGATCCCTTTTGTATCGCGCCTCGTCTTATTTGGAAGAGAAGGCAATGAGGACTTTCTCGAAGGCATAAAATTAGATTTTATTGACTCATTTTCGGCCCTTGGCCGGGATGTAAAGCTCTCTGCTTCGACAAATCCGGGAGATATCGAAGGTTCTGATGTTGTGATTATCACATCCGGAGTTCCAAGGTCACCGGGACAGGACAGGCTGGATCTCGCAAAGCAGAATGCAAGAGTGGTTGCATACTATTCTAAAATGATTGCCGGATATGCACCTGATGCAATAATCATGGTAGTCTCAAACCCTGTCGATGTTATGACGGCAGTTGCCCTTGAGTGTTCAGGGTTTATTCCTTCAAGAGTATTCGGGCTTGGCACGCATCTTGACTCTATGAGACTGAAATCGTATATTGCAAACCATTTCAGTGTGCACGTAAGTGAAGTTCATACAAGGATTATCGGTGAGCACGGCGAGACTATGGTCCCTCTGTGGTCCGCAACGACAATAGGAGGTATTCAGGTTCAGAATCTGCCTGAGTTTTCAAGTCTTCCAAAGGATGAATTTGTCGAATGCGTAAAAGTTGCAGGGTCAGAGATCATAAACAAATGTGGTGCTACAATCTATGGCCCGGGTGAAGCTATAGCAACGATAGTAAGAACAATTCTTGGCAATGAAAACAGGATACTGTCCGTCTCTGCATATATCAGAAGTGAAGTGAACGACATCGGTGATGTCTGTATAGGTGTACCTGTAAGGATCAACCGTAAGGGTGTATTTCCAGTGCCTATAAGAATTAGCGAGGAAGAGGTCTCAGGATTTCAGAGATCTGTTGACAGAATTAAGTCAATAACATCTGAGGTATTATCTGATCTCAAATCAGAGAACGCCGAAATAGATAAGAAAAATAACGTAGTTCATGAAAATGATCTTTTATTCTGA
- the hxlB gene encoding 6-phospho-3-hexuloisomerase: MRIMEEEIRALIDKIEPENVDLFLSEMVKERRIYVAGAGRSGLIGRAYAMRLMHVGLESYVVGETVTPAMREGDAVVIFSGSGETNSVVDIAETAKSLGGYLCLITSHKNSTIGKIADCVVELPSPTPPENEWENTFEIRQITGGYKSASLPLASIGTLFETSAMIFSDAVIASIMEVNLCGIEDVMERLNNIQ, from the coding sequence ATGAGAATTATGGAAGAGGAGATCAGAGCACTTATTGATAAAATAGAGCCTGAAAATGTCGATCTCTTCCTTTCGGAAATGGTTAAGGAGAGGAGGATATATGTTGCCGGTGCGGGCAGATCCGGTCTTATTGGGCGTGCCTATGCAATGAGGCTTATGCATGTGGGCCTTGAGAGTTATGTAGTCGGTGAGACTGTAACGCCGGCAATGAGGGAGGGTGATGCAGTAGTTATCTTCTCAGGCTCAGGTGAGACAAACTCAGTTGTTGATATTGCAGAGACTGCAAAGTCCCTTGGCGGATATCTCTGCCTGATAACCTCGCATAAAAACTCCACAATAGGAAAGATTGCAGACTGTGTTGTTGAACTTCCGTCCCCCACACCTCCTGAAAATGAATGGGAGAACACCTTTGAGATAAGGCAGATTACAGGTGGCTATAAGTCTGCATCACTCCCGCTTGCCTCTATAGGCACTCTGTTTGAAACATCGGCCATGATATTTTCAGATGCTGTTATAGCCTCAATAATGGAGGTCAATCTCTGCGGCATCGAGGACGTGATGGAAAGGCTGAACAATATACAGTAA
- a CDS encoding class I SAM-dependent methyltransferase, whose amino-acid sequence MIKTENPWENAYNKQGSLWAGHQHLLPEIEKGDRVLETGCGNGKTAVQLCSREIICHGMDISLSAIRMAAGACRKAEFYAGDITAIPAKDEVYDTVISFHTISHLNETERFKAASEIYRVLRNEGRFYFRDFGAGDLRCGKGVETERNTFRKGNGISTHFFDMAGVTELFRDFKPVDSGYIHWKMRVKGHEHQREEIHAVFLKE is encoded by the coding sequence ATGATAAAGACGGAGAACCCCTGGGAGAATGCATATAATAAACAGGGGAGCCTCTGGGCAGGTCACCAGCATCTCCTTCCGGAGATCGAAAAAGGAGACAGGGTTCTTGAGACAGGATGCGGCAACGGGAAGACCGCCGTTCAGTTATGCAGCAGGGAGATAATATGCCACGGAATGGACATATCCTTATCTGCCATAAGAATGGCAGCAGGGGCATGCAGGAAAGCTGAGTTTTATGCAGGGGATATAACCGCAATTCCGGCAAAAGACGAAGTTTATGACACAGTAATCTCATTTCATACGATAAGCCACCTTAATGAGACTGAGAGGTTCAAAGCGGCATCTGAAATATACAGAGTTCTGAGGAATGAAGGCAGATTTTATTTCAGGGATTTTGGTGCAGGCGATCTCAGATGCGGAAAGGGCGTGGAGACTGAAAGGAATACATTCCGCAAGGGAAACGGGATATCCACGCATTTCTTTGATATGGCCGGAGTGACTGAACTTTTCCGGGATTTTAAGCCTGTCGATTCAGGATATATCCACTGGAAGATGAGAGTTAAGGGGCATGAACACCAGAGAGAAGAGATTCATGCAGTATTTCTGAAGGAGTAA
- a CDS encoding YigZ family protein, whose protein sequence is MGSGFMEEISAIKYEEKKSRFYAHLYRITDERDLEDVIAVHRTKYRKAAHHCVAARFTGRSGNFHEEFKNDGEVGHPAKGMLRIMEVNGLDSHAVVVSRIFGGIKLGPGGVSRAFRKSAEYAVSSSEN, encoded by the coding sequence ATGGGGTCCGGTTTTATGGAGGAGATATCTGCAATAAAATATGAAGAGAAGAAGTCACGGTTCTATGCCCACCTTTACAGAATCACTGATGAAAGGGACCTTGAAGATGTCATCGCAGTCCACAGAACCAAATACAGAAAAGCTGCCCATCACTGTGTTGCTGCCCGCTTTACTGGCAGATCGGGCAACTTTCATGAAGAGTTCAAAAATGACGGTGAGGTAGGTCATCCGGCGAAGGGGATGCTCAGGATAATGGAGGTGAACGGACTTGATTCACATGCAGTTGTCGTCTCAAGGATTTTTGGCGGAATAAAACTCGGCCCCGGCGGTGTATCGAGGGCCTTCAGGAAGTCTGCCGAATATGCAGTATCATCATCTGAAAATTAA
- a CDS encoding ABC transporter ATP-binding protein produces the protein MDAVRADNLRKTFGTVTAVDDVSIKIPEGSIFGFLGPNGAGKTTTIRMITGVLIPDSGSVRIFGTDVRRDPLTAKMKMGVIPENGTVYSDLTAVQNVLLTGKFYGMDKTVRERRAEEIIARLGLSERKNDIVRTFSKGMRQRISIASAIIHSPPLLILDEPTTGLDVYSRRLVIDTIRQMNSEGSTVLLTTHNIEEANALCSDISIINSGKIVATGSPEKLKKTFDTSRYIEISFDRTVGPDIFSAPGINRAEPWGDKWRIYSDDPDIAVKHLVHVAEREKLAFVSIRTSNPTLEEAFVKLTEGA, from the coding sequence ATGGATGCAGTCAGAGCAGATAACCTCAGGAAAACATTCGGTACAGTCACAGCCGTTGATGATGTCAGTATAAAAATTCCGGAAGGGAGCATCTTCGGTTTTTTAGGACCAAACGGTGCCGGAAAAACGACCACAATCAGGATGATAACCGGAGTTTTGATACCTGATTCAGGTTCAGTCAGGATATTCGGAACTGATGTCCGCAGAGATCCTCTTACAGCAAAAATGAAGATGGGAGTAATTCCGGAGAACGGGACGGTTTACAGTGACCTTACAGCAGTGCAGAATGTCCTCCTGACCGGAAAATTTTACGGCATGGATAAAACCGTCCGGGAGAGACGGGCAGAGGAGATCATCGCACGCCTCGGCCTCTCAGAGAGGAAAAACGATATTGTGCGGACATTCTCCAAAGGAATGCGCCAGAGAATAAGCATTGCATCTGCCATCATCCATTCGCCGCCGCTTTTAATTCTCGATGAACCCACAACAGGCCTTGATGTGTACAGCCGCCGCCTTGTAATCGATACAATCCGGCAGATGAACAGTGAAGGCAGCACTGTTCTTCTCACAACACATAACATCGAAGAGGCAAATGCACTATGTTCAGACATCAGCATAATCAACAGCGGAAAGATAGTCGCAACGGGAAGTCCTGAAAAACTTAAAAAGACATTTGATACTTCCCGTTATATTGAGATCTCATTTGACAGAACAGTAGGACCTGACATCTTCTCTGCACCCGGCATAAACCGTGCTGAGCCATGGGGGGATAAATGGCGTATATATTCAGATGACCCGGACATTGCGGTTAAGCACCTCGTCCATGTTGCAGAACGGGAAAAACTGGCATTTGTCTCAATCAGGACATCAAATCCCACTCTTGAAGAGGCATTTGTTAAACTGACAGAGGGAGCCTGA
- a CDS encoding ABC transporter permease, whose translation MDWKIFLRSILTVTWKNMRIYYFKGPVMIFGLLFPLIMFLTFFIGRNLNLVLFFPGFVGMMLFFTSSSVGPLITPWEKREKTYERLVSLPVILESIIIGDILAGALFGIAATSFVFCACILLLQLPLMNAGLVLLSLVLGAVTFAALGTLLASPTTNNPSNIMMLSSLVRLPLIFISGIFIPLGELTGWLYILTSLSPLTYLVDLFHAGLNGDAVYPVWLDAMVLVMVIFLFVLSAKVIQRRNLVKGL comes from the coding sequence ATGGACTGGAAGATCTTTTTGAGGAGCATTCTCACAGTTACATGGAAGAACATGCGGATATACTACTTCAAAGGGCCGGTTATGATATTCGGCCTTCTCTTTCCGCTGATAATGTTCCTCACCTTCTTCATAGGCAGAAATCTTAATCTGGTCCTGTTCTTCCCCGGATTTGTCGGGATGATGCTATTCTTCACCTCGTCCTCAGTCGGCCCGCTGATAACCCCCTGGGAGAAGCGTGAGAAGACCTATGAGCGGCTTGTATCTCTCCCGGTCATTCTTGAGAGCATCATAATAGGAGACATACTTGCAGGTGCATTATTTGGAATTGCAGCAACATCGTTTGTCTTCTGTGCCTGCATATTACTCCTGCAACTTCCCCTCATGAATGCAGGTCTTGTATTGCTCTCCCTGGTACTCGGAGCAGTAACATTTGCAGCGCTTGGCACACTTCTTGCCTCACCCACCACAAACAACCCGTCAAATATAATGATGCTCTCAAGCCTCGTCCGGCTCCCGCTCATCTTCATATCAGGCATATTCATTCCTCTTGGGGAGCTTACAGGCTGGCTGTATATACTGACATCACTCTCGCCTCTGACATATCTTGTCGATCTCTTCCATGCAGGCCTAAATGGAGATGCAGTCTATCCTGTCTGGCTTGACGCAATGGTGCTTGTCATGGTTATTTTTCTGTTTGTACTCTCTGCAAAGGTTATCCAGAGGAGAAACCTTGTAAAAGGACTATAG
- a CDS encoding MarR family winged helix-turn-helix transcriptional regulator, with protein MTDSRDFLKLSDKWIRILNKIEEHEKSPRDFGTGDLLHCSEIHTVMAIGKNPGINITSLSELLGISKSAISQMVNRLEKKKLAEKYQNSDNEKAVLLRLTPQGNIAHLGHEQHHAKIYALMHRKLGEITEQEFNLIMRFLSAIEETFDECSRKED; from the coding sequence ATGACAGACAGCAGAGACTTCCTGAAACTATCGGATAAATGGATCAGAATCCTCAATAAAATTGAGGAGCACGAGAAAAGCCCCAGGGATTTCGGTACAGGAGACCTGCTTCACTGCTCCGAGATCCACACTGTCATGGCAATAGGTAAAAATCCGGGGATAAACATCACCAGCCTCTCAGAACTGCTCGGGATATCAAAAAGTGCCATATCACAGATGGTAAACAGGCTTGAGAAGAAGAAACTGGCTGAAAAATACCAAAATTCCGACAATGAAAAGGCAGTCCTCCTGCGACTCACACCACAGGGTAACATCGCCCACCTCGGACATGAGCAGCATCACGCAAAGATCTACGCCCTGATGCACCGGAAACTCGGTGAGATCACAGAACAGGAATTTAATCTAATAATGCGCTTTTTATCGGCTATTGAAGAGACCTTTGATGAATGCAGCAGAAAAGAAGACTAA
- a CDS encoding class I SAM-dependent methyltransferase, with product MRTIQKNTNPPEKLCRYSFTHTFMLDNRIRKFFQNPKKILSEYITQGMTIIDLGCGPGTFTCAMAELAGGKGTVIGCDLQYEMLRYAEKRCRRTGPESRIIWHRSSPERTGIEKKADFILSFYMVHEVSDRNSFLVEVYDMLKPKGKYLIAEPKFHVTETAFQKTIESAEDAGFTAEEYPQISMSRAVILSKRDNKMKIPDENP from the coding sequence ATGAGAACAATTCAGAAAAACACTAACCCACCGGAGAAACTCTGCCGGTATTCATTCACACATACATTTATGCTTGATAACAGAATCAGAAAATTCTTCCAGAACCCAAAAAAGATCCTTTCAGAGTACATCACTCAGGGAATGACTATCATAGACCTCGGCTGCGGGCCGGGAACTTTCACCTGCGCAATGGCAGAGCTGGCGGGCGGGAAAGGAACAGTAATAGGATGCGATCTCCAGTATGAAATGCTGAGATATGCAGAGAAAAGGTGCAGAAGAACAGGCCCGGAATCACGGATAATCTGGCACAGGAGTTCACCGGAAAGGACAGGAATAGAGAAGAAAGCGGATTTTATCCTCTCGTTTTACATGGTCCATGAAGTTTCGGACCGGAATTCCTTTCTTGTGGAAGTCTATGATATGCTAAAGCCCAAAGGAAAATACCTCATTGCAGAACCAAAGTTTCATGTTACAGAAACTGCATTTCAAAAAACAATAGAATCAGCAGAAGATGCAGGATTTACAGCAGAAGAATACCCACAGATCTCGATGAGCAGGGCCGTCATACTCTCGAAAAGAGACAATAAGATGAAAATTCCGGATGAAAACCCATGA
- a CDS encoding EFR1 family ferrodoxin (N-terminal region resembles flavodoxins. C-terminal ferrodoxin region binds two 4Fe-4S clusters.) → MKILILYFSATGNTAGIADFIAEKFTAFGAETETADITPHEARQKETDLTPYDAVVFGFPVHSWRAPREAREWLHTLKGMNKKCSIFFTYGGFGIHPAHHSTKKILEERSFTVVSSAEFLSPHTFNTGGWKAMEERPDQSDYDMAEEYAAATYRRFTGEDEGVLGEMEKTKHSEEFLDEIESFRFRILTKLPTREGSECCMCRICEEACPSGAMNAEGGEPDPERCTACLACVAKCPEDALKINDMSDSWQFKLKNENISEEEMMEKKSRIYL, encoded by the coding sequence ATGAAAATACTTATACTGTACTTTTCAGCAACCGGAAATACAGCCGGAATTGCAGACTTTATTGCAGAAAAATTTACTGCATTCGGAGCAGAGACAGAAACAGCCGACATCACACCACATGAGGCAAGACAGAAGGAAACAGATCTTACGCCCTATGATGCCGTAGTATTCGGATTTCCGGTGCACTCATGGCGTGCCCCACGGGAAGCAAGGGAATGGCTGCACACCCTTAAAGGAATGAATAAGAAGTGTTCAATCTTCTTCACATACGGTGGTTTCGGCATCCACCCTGCCCACCACTCCACAAAAAAGATACTGGAAGAGCGGAGCTTTACCGTAGTTTCATCTGCCGAATTTCTGTCACCGCACACATTCAACACCGGCGGCTGGAAAGCTATGGAAGAGAGGCCGGACCAGTCAGACTATGATATGGCGGAGGAGTATGCAGCTGCAACCTACCGCAGATTTACAGGAGAGGATGAAGGCGTCCTTGGAGAGATGGAAAAGACAAAACATTCTGAAGAATTCCTCGATGAAATCGAGAGTTTCAGATTCAGAATACTGACAAAGCTTCCGACAAGAGAGGGTTCTGAATGCTGCATGTGCAGAATCTGTGAGGAGGCGTGCCCCTCAGGTGCAATGAATGCAGAGGGGGGAGAACCTGATCCTGAAAGGTGCACAGCCTGCCTTGCCTGCGTGGCAAAATGCCCTGAAGATGCCTTAAAGATCAATGACATGAGCGATAGCTGGCAATTCAAGCTTAAAAACGAGAATATCTCTGAAGAGGAGATGATGGAGAAAAAGAGCAGAATCTATCTTTAA